In the Rhodothermus sp. genome, TACCCCCAGCTTTGCCAGCTTTACCGCGGAGTTGATTGTAGCGGGACCGGACAATGCGGGCACTTTCTATCTGGTGGATGTAACCGATGCGCAAAATCCGCGACTGATTGGTACGACAAATGCGCCGAGCGCATCGCTGGTGGCAGGTACGGGTGGCGGGGTGACTTTTGACACCCGGCAGATGCAGGTGGTCGGGGTGGTATCTAATGCTTCGGTAGAGGCGTATCCGTTTACCTATGGTTACGTGCGTACGCTGAGAGCCCGTCAGGCAGCGCCTGCGCGTGCGTTCATGCGGATCATTGCTTCTGATGGCTTGACCGTGGATATCGATCGGGAATTGGTGGTATTGCCATCAGATTATCAGCTCTCGGCCGCCTATCCTAATCCTTTCCGCGAGCGGATGCAATTTTCGGTCACTTTACCGTTGGCGAAACGCATTTCGGTGCGTATCTATGATATGCTGGGCCGTGAGGTGCGGACGCTTGTGGAAGATGCATATTTTGGTCCGGGGACCTATACATTTAGCTGGGATGGTACAGATGCCAGTGGGGCGCGGGTGGCCAGTGGAATGTATTTCTACACGCTGGAGTTTGGACGCTTTCGCAAAGTGGGACAGGTAATGTTGGTGCGATGAGGCAGGAAGGCAGGCTGTGGGCCCTTCCCTCAAAGGGCCCACAGCCGCCGGGGGTTAGGCGCGTGCTATGGGGCGTATGAAAGGACGAGTCTGGGGATTGCTATCAGGGCTTCTCGTAATCTCCGGGGTATCGGGGTGGGCACAGACCGGAAAGCTGGCCGGGTATGTGCACGATGCCGAAACTGGAGAGCCCCTGTTAGGTGCCACCGTATTTGTAGAGGAAACCGGTCAGGGAGCCACCACGGACGCACAGGGCTATTATGTGGTGCTGAACCTTCGACCGGGTACCTATACTATTCGCTTTTCGTATGTCGGGTACGAAACGGTACGGTATACCGACGTACGCATTGTGTCAGATCAAACACGCCAGCTCAATGTGCGGTTGCGGCCTTCAACGGTTGCCGGTGAAGAAGTCGTAATCACTGCTCAACGTCCTCTGGTACAGCGAGACCTGACCTCCTCCCGAAAAACCGTCGTGGCAGAAGAGATTCAAGCGCTTCCGGTTGAAAGCTTCCTGGAAGTGCTGGCACTGCAGGCCGGCGTCAACCGGGGGCCTTCCGGAGAGCTACATATCCGGGGAGGACGGAGTACGGAAATCGCTTATCTGGTGGACGGCCTATCGGTAGGCAATCCGTTCAATGCCAATGGCCTGGCTACTGAAGTTGCTACGAATGCCATTCAGGAGCTCACAGTGGTCTCCGGTACCTTTAATGCAGAGTACGGCCAGGCCATGTCGGGCATTGTGAATGTGGTGACCAAGGAAGGGGGCGAGCGCTTGGAAGGATCTTTCAGTATCTATGCCGGCGACTACATAACCAAGCATGGCGATATCTTCTGGCTACCCTCCGGTATTCAGCGCAATGCTACCACGATCGAAGGGACGCTGGGCGGTCCTCTGCCGTTGACAGACAAAAAGCTACGCTTCTTTTTCTCCTTTCGACGTGATCAGACCAATGGGTATCTCTGGGGCATTCGAGAACATCTCCCTTCTGATTCAGCCAATTTCAACGTGAACCCCTGGTATTATGAAATTCAGGGGCGGCCGTGGACGGCTTACGTCGATTCGCTACCGGTGCCGCGCGAGCGAGTACCGATGAATCCACGCCGTAGCAGCAATCTGCTGCTTAAGTTTACGGCGCGGCCGCTGCAGACGGTCAAGCTGGAGTATACTTACATGGGAGATCGATCCCGGCGCAAACCGTTTGTCTTTGCCTATCGATTCAATCCGGATGGCGTTGTGACCTATCGTGATTGGAGCCGAAACCATGCTCTGCATCTGACGCATACGATTTCGCCGCAGGCCTTCTACACGGTACGCCTTTCGTATGCCACCCATGCTTTTCGATCGTATCTGTATAAGGATCCGACCGATCCACGTTACGTGTCCGATGGGCGTATTGTAGGATTTCCTGGCAATCAATTCCTGTTTGGCGGAGACCAGAAAGGCCATGTCTATGAAGACAGTCGTTCCTGGCGGGCACGGGCAGACCTGACGTACCAGTTCGGACGTATCCACCAGGCGAAAATAGGCATCGACTGGAATCTGCACCTGCTTTCTCGAGAGAACTTTACGGTGCTATATGACGGCAATCAGTATCGTGAGCCTACCGTCCCTCCGCTTGACTCTCCAGCTCATGATCGATATCGCAACCGCCGTGTTATCATCTGGAGTGCTTATGTGCAGGATAAAATGGAATTTGAGCAGTTCATTGTCAATGCAGGGGTGCGGTTTGACTATTTCTGGCCGGAAGGCGAATACATTCCCGACTTGCTGGATCCTTTAGGAGAGCGCCGCCGTTCGCGTCCACGCTATCGCTTCAGTCCACGACTGGGGATTTCCTTTCCAATTACCGAAACAGGATTCATTCATCTCTCTTACGGTCACTTTTATCAGATGCCGCCGCTCCGTAACATTTATATCAACCCGGACTTTGAGTTTGGGGTAGGAACCACCCCGACCTTTGGCAATGCCAACCTGCGGCCTGAACGTACGATCATGTATGAAATCGGGTTGCAACAACAGCTGGGGGCCCAGGTGGCGATTGATGTCACAGCCTATTACAAAGACATTCGGGATTATCTTACGCTGCAGACCGTCCAATTCCGCACAGCCAGCGACCCACTTTATCGAATCTATCTGAACAAGGACTATGCAAACGTAAAAGGCCTCACATTCTCCCTGATCAAGCGACGGGGCCGTCATGACCGCCTGTCGCTCTCGCTGGACTATACGTTTCAGATTGCGGAAGGAAATCGTGATGATCCCAATGCTTTTTACTTCAACTTTCTTTCGGGCCGAGAGACTCCCCTGGAGTTGGTCCCGCTTGACTTTGACCAGCGCCATGTGGTTTCGGGCGTGGTGACCTATGGCCCAGCAGACTGGGGCATAACGCTGAAAGGACAGTTTGCGACCGGATACCCCTATACTCCTGAAATTATCAACCAGAAGGTGGATCTTAAGCCAAACAGTGCCCGAAAGCCTTCTCAGCTTACCATAGATCTTCGCGCATTTCGGTCGATCCAATTAGGACCTGTTGCAGTGCAGCTATTTGTGCGTGTCTATAACCTGTTTGATCGTCTGAATGAACGTTTTGTCTTTAATGATACCGGACGGGCCACTTACTCTCTGGCACGTTATCGGAATCTGCATGCGACGTGGGAGCCGCACTACGGTAAACCCGGCATTCACACCCTGGATGAATACCTGACGCGTCCACACTGGTTCGGTCCACCCCGAGAGGTACGGTTGGGCATGACTGTAACTTTTTAAAAGTGCAGGAGAGCCATGCGTGCTAAAGCAATCCTTGGCCTGCTCTTAGCCGTAGGGGTAGGGCTGCAAGCCCGGGCACAGTCGGAACGCATGTGGCAGGAAGGGCGCCAGCGTGACTGGACGCTTAAACAGGTTTATCGGTGGTATACCTATCTGGAACAGCTTCCTATGCAAACAACAACGCTGGATTGCCCTGACTATACGGCACGCCGCGATGTGGTGATGAATGGAAATAAAATCACCACACAGATTACCAATTTTGGTTCGATCTCCAGTCCAGGTAATACCATCACGGATATTGTCTGGAATGGTTTAGGATATGGCTATGAATTTGGTCCTTTTGTAGCCGCAGAAGTCATTGATGAGGGGCACCGAGACCCTCAGAGCGTACCGATGCGCGATGAACAGGGCAACGTGGTCTACGATGCGAATGGAGATACCATCTGGGTGATGCACATCGTCTCGGATGGGCTTGTCTCTAACGGAGGAGAGCGTTCACCAGATGGCAAGGAATGGTGGGGCTGGCAACCGATCCCCTGTGCACAGCCCGTAGGGTCTTTTGAGGGGCTGGAAGTCGTCAATCCCGAATCCAATGAGATTCCTACCAGTGACGCGCCAGATCGGGACCTCGATGGACGTCCTGATTCCTGGCCTGAAAGCTGGTATAATCCCAATCTGCGCCAGTATGTATGGCCGGGAGCGCTTCGACAGGGTGCCTCCAATGCCGATAAAGAAGCGCTCTATTTCATGAACGATTATTCCAATAAAGAATTCGCGTATTATCCTTTCCCAGATGACTCTACCAAGCGTGGGCTGGGACTGGAGGTTGAAGTGCGGGTATATCAATGGGCTAATCCGTTAGCAGAAGATGCCATCTTCTTTATTTATAAAATTACCAATAAAAGTCCCAAGGATCTGGAGAAAGTCATTTTCGGCATGTGGGGGGATCCTCATATCGGAGGGCCCGGCGACTGGCACGATGACCTGGCCTATTTTGACCGACGCCTGAATATGGTTTATGCCTGGGATGCCGATGGACGTTCAGATATTCCGGGACGCAAGCCGGGCTATCTGGGCTTCATGTTTCTGGAAAGCCCGGGTATCGATTACGACGGGATCG is a window encoding:
- a CDS encoding TonB-dependent receptor is translated as MKGRVWGLLSGLLVISGVSGWAQTGKLAGYVHDAETGEPLLGATVFVEETGQGATTDAQGYYVVLNLRPGTYTIRFSYVGYETVRYTDVRIVSDQTRQLNVRLRPSTVAGEEVVITAQRPLVQRDLTSSRKTVVAEEIQALPVESFLEVLALQAGVNRGPSGELHIRGGRSTEIAYLVDGLSVGNPFNANGLATEVATNAIQELTVVSGTFNAEYGQAMSGIVNVVTKEGGERLEGSFSIYAGDYITKHGDIFWLPSGIQRNATTIEGTLGGPLPLTDKKLRFFFSFRRDQTNGYLWGIREHLPSDSANFNVNPWYYEIQGRPWTAYVDSLPVPRERVPMNPRRSSNLLLKFTARPLQTVKLEYTYMGDRSRRKPFVFAYRFNPDGVVTYRDWSRNHALHLTHTISPQAFYTVRLSYATHAFRSYLYKDPTDPRYVSDGRIVGFPGNQFLFGGDQKGHVYEDSRSWRARADLTYQFGRIHQAKIGIDWNLHLLSRENFTVLYDGNQYREPTVPPLDSPAHDRYRNRRVIIWSAYVQDKMEFEQFIVNAGVRFDYFWPEGEYIPDLLDPLGERRRSRPRYRFSPRLGISFPITETGFIHLSYGHFYQMPPLRNIYINPDFEFGVGTTPTFGNANLRPERTIMYEIGLQQQLGAQVAIDVTAYYKDIRDYLTLQTVQFRTASDPLYRIYLNKDYANVKGLTFSLIKRRGRHDRLSLSLDYTFQIAEGNRDDPNAFYFNFLSGRETPLELVPLDFDQRHVVSGVVTYGPADWGITLKGQFATGYPYTPEIINQKVDLKPNSARKPSQLTIDLRAFRSIQLGPVAVQLFVRVYNLFDRLNERFVFNDTGRATYSLARYRNLHATWEPHYGKPGIHTLDEYLTRPHWFGPPREVRLGMTVTF